A segment of the Methanothermococcus thermolithotrophicus DSM 2095 genome:
AAACACTTTTTACGATGTAGCCAAAGAATACAGCGACATAATCAGTGAAGATTATTACATTGATGCCATGAACATGTATATAATAACAAAACCAGAAACATTTGATGTTGTTGTTACTTCTAACCTATTTGGTGATATTTTATCGGATGGGGCTGCTGGAATGGTTGGAGGGCTTGGAATGGCACCTTCAGGTAACATCGGTGACAAACACGGTTTATTTGAACCAGTTCACGGCTCAGCCCCAGATATCGCAGGAAAAGGAATTGCAAACCCAACTGCTACAATATTGACAGGGGTTATGATGTTAAGGTATTTAGGAGAAAACGAAGCTGCAGATAGAGTTGAAAAGGCGCTTGAAGAAGTTCTTGAAAAAGGCCTTACAACCCCTGATTTAGGCGGTAATTTATCAACCTTTGAAATGGCTGAAGAAGTGGCAAAAAGAGTATAATATTAATAGAAATATTTGCATATGGTACTTTGGCGAAACTTCAAATTTTTTCAAATTATAATATTTTATTTCTTTGAATCTAAGTAACATATGTGTGTAAAAATTTAAAAAGAAAGTATTATTTAACTGCAAGTACTATAGTTGTCATAGCAAAACCTACAGGTGAAAAAATGGACTTAACCGCAGCTGACATCTCAAGTATCATTGAAAAACAACCACTTTACAGTGGAAAGGCAAAATCCATATATGAAATAGATGATGACAAGGTTTTAATTGAATTCAGAGACGATATTACTGCAGGAAATGGGGAAAAGCACGATGTGAAAAAAGGAAAAGGCCACCTAAATGCCTTAATATCTTCAAAATTGTTCGAGCTCTTAAATGAAAATGGTGTTCCTACACATTTCATAGAATACATTGAACCAATCTACATGATTGCTAAAAATGTAGAAATCATACCAATTGAGGTTATAGTTAGAAATATTGCCGCAGGGAGCTTATGTAGAAAATACCCATTTGAAGAAGGTAAAGAATTAGCAACCCCTATTGTACAGTTTGATTATAAAAACGACGACTACGGAGACCCAATGTTAAACGATGACATAGCTCTTGCCTTAAACCTTGCAACAGAAGAGGAATTAAAAGAATTAAAAGAGTTAGCATTGAAAGTAAATGAAACCTTGAAAAAATTCTTTGATGAAAAGGGCATAATCCTTGTAGATTTCAAAATCGAGATTGGAAGAACAAAGGATGGAAAATTAGTAGTTGCAGACGAAATTAGCCCAGACACCATGAGATTATGGGATAAAGAAACAAAAGATGTTCTTGATAAGGATGTTTATAGAAAGGACATGGGAGATGTTGTTGGAAAATACGAAGTTGTAGCTGAAAGAATTGGATGTTTATAAGCAAATATAATAAATGATTTGTAAATAGAGAGATTGTAGATAATTATAACCAATAAATAACATTTAAAATATTATTTGGTGAGCTCATGTACAAGGCAACAGTTACTATAAAGTTAAAAAAGGGAGTTTTAAACCCTGAGGGAAGAACCGTATTAAGGGCTTTAAATTTTTTAGGATACAACGAAGTAAAAGATGCTAAAACATTCAAAAAAGTAGAGCTCTTAATTGAAGGAGATAATGAAAGTGAAATCTTAAACAAAGTTGATGAAATGTGTAAAAAGTTACTTGCTAACCCAGTTATACACGACTACGAAATCGAACTTGAGAAAGTTGAATAATATTAAAAAACGCTAAAAAACTTCAGGTTTGTAATTTCTTCGCTCTGCTCAACTTTATTATTCTTTTAAAACTTTATTTTTCCGGTGAATTTAATGAATAAAAAGAAAAAACTGATTTTATTTGATTTAGATAGTACACTTGTTGACTGTGAAGTGATAGATGAAATAGCCAAAATAGCAGGTGTTGAAGACGAAGTTAAAAAAATAACCAAAGAAGCTATGGAAGGGAAATTAAACTTTGGAGAATCATTAAGAAAGAGAGTGAGCCTATTAAGTGGACTTCCTACTGAGAAAATAGATGATTTAGTTTCAAATTTAAAATTAATGGAAGGAGCAGAAGATACTATAAAAGAATTAAAAAATAGGGGCTACA
Coding sequences within it:
- the purC gene encoding phosphoribosylaminoimidazolesuccinocarboxamide synthase — encoded protein: MDLTAADISSIIEKQPLYSGKAKSIYEIDDDKVLIEFRDDITAGNGEKHDVKKGKGHLNALISSKLFELLNENGVPTHFIEYIEPIYMIAKNVEIIPIEVIVRNIAAGSLCRKYPFEEGKELATPIVQFDYKNDDYGDPMLNDDIALALNLATEEELKELKELALKVNETLKKFFDEKGIILVDFKIEIGRTKDGKLVVADEISPDTMRLWDKETKDVLDKDVYRKDMGDVVGKYEVVAERIGCL
- the purS gene encoding phosphoribosylformylglycinamidine synthase subunit PurS, encoding MYKATVTIKLKKGVLNPEGRTVLRALNFLGYNEVKDAKTFKKVELLIEGDNESEILNKVDEMCKKLLANPVIHDYEIELEKVE